Proteins from a genomic interval of Chloroflexota bacterium:
- a CDS encoding response regulator transcription factor, which yields MGPNERTPSALIGVVDDDPRILRLLQRNLESGGYRVVTASSGAGALDLMRAHRPDLLILDLRMPGMNGWSVLTRLREFSWTPVIILTGIDDEQDIVTGLEAGADDYVTKPFAPRELLARVSAVLRRARQVQADVAPMAFANGGLEIDYGTRSVRIDGRSIPLTVTEYRLLAQLAQHVGQIVLQEDLLTRIWGKGYEDEVHILRVNIARLRAKLGESADDARYIETKPGAGYRMPKFEPALAASASVLG from the coding sequence ATGGGGCCGAATGAGAGAACGCCGAGCGCACTGATTGGCGTCGTCGACGACGACCCACGAATTCTTCGGCTCCTCCAGCGGAACCTGGAGAGCGGTGGCTACCGCGTCGTGACCGCCAGCTCGGGTGCTGGCGCGCTCGACCTCATGCGCGCCCACCGGCCCGATCTGCTCATCCTCGACCTGCGCATGCCAGGCATGAACGGATGGTCTGTCCTGACCCGCCTGCGGGAGTTCAGCTGGACGCCCGTCATCATCCTCACGGGCATTGACGATGAGCAGGACATCGTAACGGGACTTGAGGCCGGTGCCGACGATTATGTGACGAAGCCCTTTGCCCCGCGCGAGCTGCTTGCACGCGTTTCGGCCGTGCTTCGTCGAGCCCGCCAGGTGCAGGCGGACGTCGCCCCGATGGCGTTCGCTAATGGCGGGCTCGAGATCGACTACGGGACCCGATCCGTGCGCATCGACGGGCGCTCTATTCCCCTCACCGTCACCGAGTACCGGCTTCTCGCCCAGCTCGCCCAGCACGTCGGTCAGATTGTTCTCCAGGAAGATTTGCTCACGCGCATCTGGGGAAAGGGTTACGAGGACGAGGTCCACATTCTGCGCGTGAACATCGCGCGCCTCCGCGCCAAGCTCGGGGAGAGCGCCGACGACGCCCGCTATATCGAGACAAAGCCGGGCGCCGGATACCGGATGCCCAAGTTCGAGCCCGCTCTCGCGGCTTCGGCTTCCGTCCTCGGCTGA